In Pseudofrankia saprophytica, one genomic interval encodes:
- a CDS encoding NF041680 family putative transposase: MSLLRENANVELFFALTRFRDGFYDCLDARADTLFELTDAVICTEAPVTSLVELSLASVFRRGHGALYDALAQGAIDEERLRDLLADQLPPDSPPIFGVDVTTFPRPNAECSPDRGLHYAPCRCDGDRKVVPGWEFQWVTALEWGRSSWTLPVDARRLPQGACPVTATAEQIRDLTRRLGTQPPTPQPAPMFVLDQGYAAAALTHALGDLPVQTLVRIAGDRVFYDGRPGPRKPGPGRNGIHGQRFALAAPMNLRRPDQMLIVPDTTNYGRVEVRAWQRMHQRVARSGYFARLGDELFTRLPIIEGTVLEVRVERLPDGRSPHRTMWLWHSGPHAPDLDVCWRAYLRRFDMEHTFKMMKSQLGWTAARLRHPEQAVRWTWLLIAAYTQLRLARDLANDLRRPWERRPRPGKPLTPYRVRRAFRHLRDRLGTPTRLPKTSHPGPGRPPGGRNTPARRHRLGSEMRKTDIPAKPGGKKKG; the protein is encoded by the coding sequence GTGAGTTTGCTGCGCGAGAACGCCAATGTTGAATTGTTTTTCGCATTGACCCGTTTCCGTGATGGGTTCTACGACTGCCTGGACGCTCGGGCCGACACGCTCTTCGAGCTGACGGACGCGGTGATCTGCACTGAAGCTCCGGTGACCTCCCTGGTCGAGTTGTCACTTGCTTCGGTATTCCGCCGCGGCCACGGAGCCCTGTATGACGCGTTGGCGCAAGGCGCCATCGACGAGGAACGGCTGCGGGATCTGCTGGCCGACCAGCTCCCACCCGACAGCCCACCGATCTTCGGTGTGGACGTGACGACCTTCCCCAGGCCGAACGCCGAGTGCTCACCCGACCGGGGCCTGCACTACGCGCCGTGCCGCTGCGACGGCGACCGCAAGGTCGTACCGGGCTGGGAGTTCCAGTGGGTGACCGCCCTGGAATGGGGCCGCTCCTCGTGGACGCTGCCGGTCGACGCCCGCCGCCTGCCGCAGGGAGCCTGCCCGGTGACCGCCACCGCCGAGCAGATCCGCGACCTCACCCGACGGCTGGGCACCCAGCCCCCGACACCACAGCCCGCACCGATGTTCGTGCTGGACCAGGGATACGCAGCCGCCGCACTGACCCACGCCCTGGGAGACCTTCCGGTCCAGACCCTCGTAAGGATCGCCGGCGACCGTGTCTTCTACGACGGTCGGCCCGGCCCCCGCAAACCCGGCCCCGGCCGCAACGGCATCCACGGCCAGCGGTTCGCCCTCGCCGCGCCGATGAACCTGCGCCGCCCCGACCAGATGCTGATCGTGCCCGACACGACCAACTACGGCCGGGTCGAGGTCCGGGCCTGGCAGCGCATGCACCAGAGGGTGGCACGCTCGGGCTACTTCGCCCGCCTGGGAGACGAGCTGTTCACCCGGCTACCCATCATCGAGGGCACCGTCCTGGAAGTGCGGGTGGAACGTCTGCCCGACGGCCGCAGCCCGCACCGCACCATGTGGCTGTGGCACTCCGGCCCCCATGCACCCGACCTGGACGTGTGCTGGCGGGCCTACCTGCGCCGCTTCGACATGGAACACACCTTCAAGATGATGAAGTCCCAGCTCGGATGGACCGCGGCACGGCTACGCCATCCTGAGCAGGCCGTCCGCTGGACCTGGCTGCTCATCGCCGCCTACACCCAACTCCGCCTCGCCCGTGACCTGGCCAACGACCTGCGTCGCCCCTGGGAACGACGGCCCCGCCCAGGCAAGCCGCTCACCCCCTACCGGGTCCGCCGCGCATTTCGACATCTGCGCGACCGGCTGGGCACCCCGACGCGTCTACCGAAAACCAGCCACCCCGGCCCAGGACGTCCACCCGGAGGCAGAAACACCCCAGCCCGACGCCACCGTCTCGGCTCAGAAATGCGCAAAACAGACATACCCGCGAAGCCGGGAGGCAAGAAGAAAGGTTAA
- a CDS encoding DDE-type integrase/transposase/recombinase: protein MTDVERAQVLAVLASPAYQDLAIPQVWARELDAGRYWCSLSKMYRIARAAGQTRERRALATHPPRVRPELTATGPDQVWSWDITALKGPEKGVWYRLYVVLDIYSRYVTGWLVAAGEDAVVAKDFLAAAIARSGAPPRAIHADRGGVMVSKPVSELLVNLHVHRSHSRPRTSNDNPYSEAQFKTLKYSYDFPDRFGSLADARTFCEGFFTAYNHDHRHSGIGFHTPASVHFGTADQVQTHRQATLGRAHAAHPERFARRPRPPRLPETVWINQPVPSQPSNDQLSHLT, encoded by the coding sequence TTGACCGACGTCGAACGCGCCCAGGTGCTGGCGGTCCTGGCGAGCCCGGCCTACCAGGACCTGGCGATCCCGCAGGTCTGGGCGCGGGAACTCGACGCTGGCCGGTACTGGTGCTCGCTGTCGAAGATGTACCGCATCGCGCGTGCGGCCGGGCAGACCCGGGAACGTCGCGCGCTGGCGACCCACCCGCCGCGGGTCCGCCCCGAGCTGACCGCGACCGGCCCCGACCAGGTCTGGTCGTGGGACATCACCGCGTTGAAAGGACCCGAGAAAGGAGTCTGGTACAGGCTCTACGTCGTGCTCGACATCTACTCCCGGTACGTTACCGGCTGGCTGGTGGCCGCCGGCGAGGATGCCGTGGTCGCGAAGGACTTCCTCGCCGCCGCCATTGCCCGGAGCGGAGCCCCGCCCCGGGCGATCCATGCGGACCGCGGTGGGGTGATGGTTTCGAAGCCGGTATCCGAACTCCTTGTCAACCTTCATGTCCACCGGTCTCATTCCCGGCCACGGACCTCGAACGACAACCCCTATTCCGAAGCGCAGTTCAAGACTCTCAAGTACAGCTACGACTTCCCCGACCGGTTCGGGTCGCTCGCCGACGCACGGACCTTCTGCGAGGGGTTCTTCACCGCCTACAACCACGACCACCGCCACTCCGGGATCGGGTTCCACACCCCGGCCTCGGTCCACTTCGGCACCGCCGACCAGGTCCAGACCCACCGCCAGGCCACCCTCGGCCGCGCCCACGCAGCGCACCCCGAGCGGTTCGCCCGCCGGCCACGGCCACCCCGGCTACCCGAGACCGTGTGGATCAACCAGCCAGTTCCCAGCCAACCGAGCAACGACCAACTGTCTCATTTGACTTGA
- a CDS encoding GNAT family N-acetyltransferase, whose product MALGDPSQGGDTVLVVRPALTDAELDALFGASWPNRRPASFVPVLTRSLTWIAARRAGHLVGFVNVVGDGGVHAFILDTTVHPDQRRQGLGIRLVRAAADEAKANGAKWLHVDYEPHLETFYERCGFRHTPAGLLRL is encoded by the coding sequence ATGGCGTTGGGTGATCCGTCCCAGGGCGGCGACACGGTACTGGTCGTGCGTCCCGCGCTGACAGACGCCGAACTCGACGCGCTGTTCGGTGCGTCATGGCCGAACCGTAGACCTGCGTCGTTCGTGCCGGTGCTGACTCGAAGCCTGACGTGGATCGCGGCACGTCGAGCAGGACACTTGGTCGGATTCGTCAACGTCGTCGGCGACGGCGGCGTGCACGCCTTCATCCTGGATACCACTGTGCACCCGGACCAACGCCGCCAAGGGCTCGGGATACGCCTGGTCCGTGCCGCCGCAGACGAGGCAAAGGCCAACGGTGCCAAGTGGCTGCACGTCGACTACGAACCGCATCTCGAAACCTTCTACGAACGCTGCGGGTTTCGGCACACCCCCGCAGGCCTTCTACGGCTGTGA
- a CDS encoding LysR family transcriptional regulator — MDTHRLRYFLHVADEGSINRAASTLGVAQPALSRQIRLLEEDLGVTLFRRTARGVQLTEDGERLRASTASPLRQLELAMRYVGSPLARIERGLHLGLPATAADILAMPLLDSLRLAFPKVSLRVTVATTAELVDEMLKGIIDIALIEPVPDGRLFYEDLVVEELIVVGSPTSDLNPNRAIEFADLTTLPLILPGSQTGIRVSLENTALRLKLKLLTSFGTDALPVAKGLIAAGHGYGVLPLSAVAAEIEAKRLRYAPLRKPTLTQQLGTAVTGHLEQPRGFAIKISEIIREEATRLIESGGWKAQIFPPGHGPQAHLTPQSAP; from the coding sequence GTGGACACCCACCGGCTTCGGTACTTCCTGCATGTCGCGGACGAAGGCTCGATCAACCGGGCGGCGAGCACGCTCGGGGTAGCCCAGCCAGCACTGAGCCGCCAGATCCGCCTGCTTGAGGAAGACCTCGGTGTCACGCTCTTTCGCCGGACTGCTCGCGGTGTGCAGCTGACCGAGGACGGAGAGCGCCTACGCGCGTCGACCGCCTCGCCGCTGCGACAACTGGAGCTGGCGATGCGATACGTCGGGTCGCCGCTGGCGCGGATCGAGAGGGGCCTGCACCTTGGGCTGCCGGCGACCGCCGCGGACATCCTCGCCATGCCGTTGCTGGATAGTTTGCGGCTGGCCTTCCCCAAGGTGAGTCTTCGGGTGACCGTTGCCACCACGGCGGAACTCGTCGACGAAATGCTCAAAGGAATCATCGACATCGCACTGATCGAGCCGGTGCCGGATGGCAGGCTGTTCTACGAAGATCTCGTCGTGGAAGAACTGATCGTAGTAGGGTCCCCGACCTCGGACCTGAACCCGAACCGCGCCATTGAATTCGCCGATCTCACGACCCTTCCGCTCATATTGCCGGGAAGCCAGACCGGGATCCGCGTCAGCCTTGAGAACACCGCCCTGCGGCTCAAACTCAAGCTGCTAACCAGTTTTGGCACAGACGCCCTTCCGGTAGCAAAGGGCCTCATTGCGGCCGGCCACGGTTACGGAGTCCTGCCACTGTCTGCCGTCGCCGCCGAGATCGAGGCCAAGCGGCTACGCTACGCGCCACTGCGAAAACCGACCCTCACCCAGCAACTCGGCACCGCCGTCACGGGACATCTCGAACAGCCGCGAGGATTTGCTATCAAGATCAGTGAAATAATCCGGGAGGAGGCTACACGGCTGATCGAATCCGGCGGCTGGAAGGCGCAGATCTTCCCTCCAGGCCACGGCCCTCAGGCGCACCTTACGCCGCAATCGGCGCCGTAG
- a CDS encoding SDR family NAD(P)-dependent oxidoreductase: MESDDRDWSQLLGLDRLPTHIIGMRVSELLDLSGKKAVITGAGGDGLGQAIANRLAGSGADVALIGRTFWKVEKRAAEIEKRWGVKAVPVLADMSDWDQVHRAVRESRDALGGLDIMVNNPVMVVGGPFEKHTKNDIDQTVLGSLTMMMYGAHAAAEYLLSQGSGRIINIGAVGGRIQQKGLTVYCSCKAGVIGFTRNLAHEFAPRGVNVLGVAPGIMIKPDLRERVLNPQSEQDLVARVSVLNSIENQVQLGRVCLPEEVANMVAYLASDAANYMCGQTIDVAGGQWMG; the protein is encoded by the coding sequence ATGGAGTCGGATGACCGGGACTGGTCCCAGCTGTTAGGGCTTGATCGGCTGCCCACCCACATCATTGGGATGCGGGTATCCGAACTGCTTGACCTGAGCGGCAAGAAGGCCGTCATCACTGGGGCCGGTGGTGACGGGTTGGGGCAAGCGATCGCGAATCGCCTGGCTGGCTCGGGCGCGGACGTGGCGTTGATAGGGCGCACCTTCTGGAAGGTCGAGAAGCGCGCGGCGGAGATCGAAAAGCGCTGGGGCGTGAAGGCGGTCCCGGTCCTCGCGGACATGTCGGACTGGGACCAGGTGCACCGTGCCGTACGCGAAAGCCGGGACGCGCTTGGCGGCCTGGACATCATGGTGAACAATCCCGTGATGGTCGTCGGCGGGCCGTTCGAGAAGCACACCAAGAACGACATCGATCAGACCGTCCTCGGCAGCCTGACGATGATGATGTACGGCGCTCACGCCGCGGCGGAGTATCTGCTGTCGCAGGGATCGGGTCGCATCATCAACATCGGTGCGGTTGGCGGGCGTATTCAGCAGAAGGGCCTGACGGTCTACTGCTCGTGCAAGGCCGGGGTCATCGGCTTCACCCGCAACCTGGCGCACGAGTTCGCGCCGCGTGGCGTGAACGTTCTCGGCGTGGCGCCCGGAATCATGATCAAGCCCGACCTCCGGGAGCGGGTCCTGAATCCGCAGAGCGAACAGGACCTGGTGGCTCGCGTCTCGGTCCTGAACTCCATCGAGAACCAGGTCCAGCTGGGGCGGGTGTGCCTGCCGGAGGAGGTCGCGAACATGGTCGCCTATCTCGCGTCCGACGCCGCCAACTACATGTGTGGCCAGACCATCGACGTCGCCGGCGGTCAGTGGATGGGGTAG
- a CDS encoding SDR family NAD(P)-dependent oxidoreductase → MRGLASKTFIVAGGATGIGAGAALRLGEEGARAVVGDINLAGAQATVEKILESGGEAIAVHFDLADEESVQALVDTTIGEYGAVHGLFNVGADLSPTNLGRDKTLLDTGLDVWERTLDVNVVGYVRTARAVLPHLLAIGGGSIVNTASGAAVSRGSIRPAYAASKSAINALTRHIAGIYGPKGVRCNGVMPGLVIGETQIQQNDIALQERFLNEVPTTRLGRPSDLAAVVAFLLSDDAAWINGQVWAIDGGANMRA, encoded by the coding sequence ATGCGCGGACTGGCGAGTAAGACGTTCATCGTGGCGGGCGGCGCGACCGGTATCGGCGCCGGCGCGGCGCTGAGGCTGGGTGAGGAAGGGGCCAGGGCCGTTGTCGGCGACATCAACCTGGCCGGTGCGCAGGCCACCGTCGAGAAGATCCTCGAGTCTGGCGGCGAGGCGATCGCCGTGCACTTCGACCTCGCGGACGAAGAGTCGGTCCAGGCATTGGTGGATACGACGATCGGGGAGTACGGCGCCGTCCACGGCCTGTTCAACGTCGGGGCTGACCTGTCGCCCACCAACCTCGGCCGGGACAAGACCCTCCTCGACACGGGCCTGGACGTGTGGGAGCGGACCCTCGACGTCAATGTGGTCGGCTATGTCCGGACGGCGCGCGCGGTCCTGCCGCACCTGCTCGCGATCGGCGGGGGCAGCATCGTCAACACCGCGTCCGGCGCGGCGGTGAGCCGCGGCAGCATCCGGCCCGCGTACGCGGCGTCGAAGTCCGCCATCAACGCGCTCACGCGGCACATCGCCGGGATCTACGGGCCGAAGGGTGTGCGCTGCAACGGCGTGATGCCCGGCCTGGTGATCGGCGAGACCCAGATCCAGCAGAACGACATCGCCCTGCAAGAACGGTTCCTCAACGAGGTCCCGACCACGCGGCTGGGCCGTCCGAGCGATCTGGCCGCCGTCGTGGCGTTCCTGCTCTCCGACGACGCCGCATGGATCAACGGCCAGGTCTGGGCCATCGACGGCGGCGCCAACATGCGCGCCTGA
- a CDS encoding sulfotransferase family protein, with amino-acid sequence MLHDDLIDEARAATGLDDFGGDSFREGLERATRALETEAQLNASGWAALRGLLLRALTTRLHIEQWYKDHPETDDAPIIEPLIALGLPRTGSTALAGLLAEDPGIRYLHRWEAAELVPPPAAVREFPDPRLLRQIEVQSRRSELDKALVPSFPDGPQECHELMLLDFKVHYLECFARVPSYADWLLDADLTETFQYMRRALKYLQWGQPAKPWRLKNPNHLAHIADIDKVFPEARFVMTHRDPTEVLVSVCDLYANVALRFNDAVDKEYIGALNTNVLATGMDRTMAFRDDGNEHRFYDIDFRAMQQDPLGEIRGLYDWLGEPVSPAFEDNMRRWWKENSEDRVRVKHSDPADYGLDLDAIRPRFARYVARVARWTDRPASTSGSARDLIESP; translated from the coding sequence GTGTTACATGACGATCTGATCGACGAGGCCCGCGCCGCGACCGGCCTCGACGACTTCGGCGGCGACTCCTTCCGCGAAGGCCTGGAGCGGGCGACCCGTGCCCTGGAGACGGAGGCCCAGCTCAACGCGTCCGGCTGGGCAGCCCTGCGCGGCCTGCTGCTGCGGGCCCTCACGACCCGTCTGCACATCGAGCAGTGGTACAAGGACCATCCCGAGACCGACGACGCGCCGATCATCGAGCCCCTCATCGCCCTCGGCCTTCCCCGCACCGGCTCGACCGCGCTGGCGGGGCTGCTCGCCGAGGACCCGGGCATCCGCTATCTGCACCGCTGGGAGGCGGCCGAACTCGTGCCGCCGCCAGCGGCGGTGCGGGAGTTCCCGGACCCGCGGCTGCTGCGCCAGATCGAGGTCCAGTCCCGGCGCTCCGAGCTCGACAAGGCCCTCGTCCCGTCGTTTCCCGACGGCCCGCAGGAATGCCATGAGCTGATGCTGCTGGACTTCAAGGTCCACTACCTGGAGTGTTTCGCCCGAGTGCCGTCCTACGCCGACTGGCTGCTCGACGCGGATCTCACCGAGACGTTCCAGTACATGCGACGCGCGCTGAAATACCTGCAGTGGGGCCAGCCGGCGAAGCCCTGGCGGCTGAAGAACCCGAACCACCTGGCTCATATCGCCGACATCGACAAGGTCTTCCCCGAGGCCAGGTTCGTGATGACCCACCGCGACCCGACCGAGGTTCTGGTCTCAGTCTGCGACCTGTACGCCAACGTCGCGTTGCGTTTCAACGACGCCGTCGACAAGGAGTACATCGGCGCGCTCAACACCAACGTCCTGGCGACCGGCATGGACCGCACGATGGCCTTCCGCGACGACGGCAATGAGCATCGTTTCTACGACATCGACTTCCGCGCCATGCAGCAGGACCCACTCGGTGAGATCCGCGGTCTCTACGACTGGCTCGGTGAGCCCGTGTCGCCGGCGTTCGAGGACAACATGCGCCGCTGGTGGAAGGAGAACTCCGAGGACCGCGTGCGGGTCAAGCACTCAGACCCCGCCGACTACGGTCTCGACCTCGACGCGATCCGGCCGCGGTTCGCGCGCTACGTCGCCCGCGTGGCACGCTGGACCGACCGTCCCGCAAGCACGTCAGGCAGCGCCCGCGACCTCATCGAGTCGCCATGA
- the cysD gene encoding sulfate adenylyltransferase subunit CysD: MSTRTPGEVSMLPPGTAQLSHLQRLEAESIQIFREAVAEAELPVMLYSVGKDSAVMLHLARKAFYPSKPPFPLLHVDTTWKFRAMYEFRDRLVAELGLDLLVHRNPEALARGINPFDHGSAMHTDVWKTDGLKQALDKYGFDLAFGGARRDEEKSRAKERVFSIRSAAHRWDPKDQRPELWRLYNARKAPGQSVRVFPLSNWTELDIWLYIHRENIPIVPLYFAAPRPVVERDGTLIMVDDDRMPLAPGEVPDQRSVRFRTLGCYPLTGAIESEASTLLEIIQEMLLTTSSERQGRIIDHDSSGSMEKKKHEGYF; this comes from the coding sequence ATGAGCACACGAACACCGGGCGAGGTGTCGATGCTGCCACCCGGTACCGCCCAGCTGAGCCATCTGCAGCGACTGGAGGCGGAGAGCATCCAGATCTTCCGGGAGGCTGTCGCCGAGGCGGAGCTGCCGGTGATGCTGTACTCGGTCGGTAAGGACAGCGCGGTCATGCTTCACCTGGCGCGCAAGGCCTTCTACCCGTCGAAGCCGCCTTTCCCGCTGCTGCACGTGGACACGACGTGGAAATTCCGGGCGATGTACGAGTTCCGGGACCGACTCGTCGCGGAGCTGGGCCTGGATCTGTTGGTCCATCGGAATCCGGAGGCGCTGGCGCGGGGGATCAACCCGTTCGACCATGGTTCGGCGATGCACACCGACGTGTGGAAGACCGATGGTCTGAAGCAGGCGTTGGACAAGTACGGGTTCGACCTGGCGTTCGGTGGGGCGCGTCGGGACGAGGAGAAGTCGCGGGCGAAGGAACGTGTGTTCTCGATCCGCTCGGCGGCGCATCGCTGGGATCCGAAGGACCAGCGGCCGGAGCTGTGGCGCCTGTACAACGCCCGCAAGGCACCGGGTCAGTCGGTTCGCGTGTTCCCGTTGTCGAACTGGACCGAGCTGGATATCTGGCTCTACATCCACCGGGAGAACATCCCGATCGTTCCGCTGTACTTCGCCGCGCCGCGGCCGGTCGTGGAACGCGACGGCACTCTGATCATGGTGGATGACGACCGGATGCCGCTGGCGCCGGGCGAGGTCCCCGATCAGCGCAGCGTTCGTTTTCGCACCCTGGGCTGCTACCCGCTGACCGGCGCGATCGAATCCGAGGCATCAACGCTCCTGGAGATCATCCAGGAGATGCTCCTGACGACGAGCTCGGAACGTCAGGGCCGGATCATCGACCACGACTCGTCCGGGTCGATGGAGAAGAAGAAGCACGAGGGCTACTTCTAG
- the cysN gene encoding sulfate adenylyltransferase subunit CysN, with protein MAHATNELVATDIEEYLRRHEHKSMLRFITCGSVDDGKSTLIGRLLYDSKLVFSDQLAALESDSKKVGTQGGELDFALLVDGLAAEREQGITIDVAYRFFSTERRKFIVADTPGHEQYTRNMVTGGSTAQLAVILIDARKGVLTQTRRHSYLVSLLGIRHVVLAVNKLDLVDYSQEVFDAVEADYRQFASQIGLAGDAIQCIPLSALRGDNITEPSANTPWYAGPTLVGHLETIDIADTAHTGPFRLPVQWVNRPNLDFRGFAGQIAGGVVRAGDRLRALPSGQESTVDRIVTTDGDLPEAVAGQSVTLTLADEIDVSRGDVLAAADSPAEVADQFECHLVWMSGEPMLPGRPYLLKVGARTVNATVAQPKYKVNVNTLEQTATKTLELNEIGVANINLDRPVPFDPYAVNRDMGGFILIDKFTHATVAAGLLHFALRRSHNIHWQAVEVNKQVRARRKGQRPAVVWFTGLSGAGKSTIANLVEKRLHELGHHTYLLDGDNVRHGLNKDLGFTEADRVENIRRIAEVARLMADAGLIVLASFISPFRAERQLARDLLDDGEFIEVFVDTPLAVAESRDRKGLYAKARRGELTNFTGIDSPYEAPVNPEIHLDATGIISASDSAERVVTYLRERAFLVPPVE; from the coding sequence ATGGCACACGCGACCAACGAACTCGTCGCTACGGACATCGAGGAATACCTGCGGCGCCACGAGCACAAGTCGATGCTGCGGTTCATCACGTGTGGCAGCGTCGACGACGGGAAGTCGACCCTGATCGGCCGGCTGCTGTACGACTCGAAGCTGGTGTTCTCCGACCAGCTCGCCGCTCTCGAGTCCGACTCGAAGAAGGTCGGGACGCAGGGCGGCGAGCTGGACTTCGCGCTCCTGGTCGACGGCCTGGCCGCCGAGCGCGAACAGGGCATCACGATCGACGTCGCCTACCGGTTCTTCTCCACCGAGCGGCGCAAGTTCATCGTCGCAGACACGCCGGGCCATGAGCAGTACACCCGCAACATGGTGACCGGCGGGTCCACAGCCCAGCTCGCGGTCATCCTGATCGACGCGCGCAAGGGCGTGCTCACCCAGACTCGCCGCCACAGCTACCTGGTCTCGCTGCTGGGTATCCGCCACGTGGTTCTGGCGGTCAACAAGCTCGACCTCGTCGACTACTCCCAGGAGGTCTTCGACGCCGTCGAGGCCGACTACCGACAGTTCGCCAGCCAGATCGGGCTAGCAGGCGACGCGATCCAGTGCATTCCGCTCTCGGCGCTGCGCGGGGACAACATCACCGAACCCAGTGCGAACACTCCCTGGTACGCCGGCCCCACCCTGGTCGGCCATCTCGAGACCATCGACATCGCCGACACCGCGCACACCGGACCGTTCCGCCTGCCGGTGCAGTGGGTCAACCGGCCGAACCTGGACTTCCGCGGGTTCGCCGGGCAGATCGCCGGCGGGGTCGTCCGCGCCGGCGACCGGCTACGCGCGCTGCCGTCCGGGCAGGAATCCACCGTCGACCGGATCGTCACCACCGACGGTGACCTCCCCGAGGCCGTCGCCGGCCAGTCGGTGACGCTGACCCTCGCCGACGAGATCGACGTCTCCCGCGGAGACGTGCTCGCTGCGGCTGACAGCCCGGCGGAGGTCGCGGACCAGTTCGAGTGCCACCTCGTCTGGATGAGCGGCGAGCCGATGCTCCCCGGCCGGCCCTACCTGCTCAAGGTCGGCGCCCGCACGGTCAACGCGACGGTCGCCCAGCCGAAGTACAAGGTGAACGTCAACACCCTGGAGCAGACGGCCACGAAGACGCTCGAACTCAACGAGATCGGCGTCGCGAACATCAACCTCGACCGGCCCGTCCCGTTCGACCCCTACGCGGTCAACCGGGACATGGGCGGGTTCATCCTCATCGACAAGTTCACCCACGCCACCGTCGCCGCTGGCCTGCTGCACTTCGCGTTGCGCCGGTCGCACAACATCCACTGGCAGGCCGTCGAGGTGAACAAGCAGGTCCGTGCCCGGCGAAAGGGCCAGCGACCGGCGGTAGTCTGGTTCACTGGCCTGTCCGGCGCCGGCAAGTCCACCATCGCGAACCTGGTCGAGAAGCGGCTCCACGAGCTGGGCCACCACACCTACCTGCTCGACGGCGACAACGTCCGCCACGGACTGAACAAGGACCTGGGCTTCACGGAGGCCGACCGGGTCGAGAACATCCGCCGGATCGCCGAGGTCGCCAGGCTCATGGCCGACGCCGGACTGATCGTGCTGGCGTCGTTCATCTCGCCGTTCCGGGCCGAACGCCAGCTCGCCCGCGACCTGCTCGACGACGGCGAGTTCATCGAGGTCTTCGTCGACACACCGCTTGCGGTCGCCGAATCCCGCGACCGCAAGGGTCTCTACGCCAAAGCGCGCCGTGGCGAGCTGACGAACTTCACCGGCATCGACTCGCCTTACGAAGCACCAGTCAACCCCGAAATCCATCTCGACGCCACCGGTATCATCTCCGCCAGCGACAGCGCGGAGCGAGTTGTCACCTACCTCCGGGAACGCGCTTTCCTCGTTCCACCCGTGGAATAG